One window of the Fusobacterium sp. SYSU M8D902 genome contains the following:
- the citF gene encoding citrate lyase subunit alpha translates to MKNILGREIPDFIDGYGEVTHYDGYLKKRDGEIKRNHTFKVATPETNKLFYDLNSLLDQLPLKDGMKISFHHHLRNGDYVLNFVMEEIAKRGYKDITLMASSIFPCHKPLVEYIENKVITQIYAGYISGPVAQAISDGKLEKPAVMHTHGGRARIMESGEVEIDIAFVAAPTSDEYGNINGVDGKSACGALGYAHSDVENANIVVAITDNLVEFPNTTIEINQTLIDYVLVVDAIGDPKGIVSGTTQITKNPIGLKIADLAAKFIEQSGYLKDGMSFQTGAGGISLAVAAEIKNLMKSKNIVGSFASGGITGYIVDMYKEGLFKALFDVQCFDLNAIKSAKENPNHIKMSASMYANVNNKGAIVNKLDVVILGATEMDTNFNVNVTTGSDGVIMGGSGGHSDTAAGSKLCIIVSQLVNARISVVKDRITTITTPGETVDVLVTERGIAINPLRKDLVERFKNSKLPIKTIEELKEIAENMTGKEEPLEFEDKIVALVQYRDGSILDVIKQIKR, encoded by the coding sequence ATGAAAAATATTTTAGGAAGAGAGATTCCTGATTTTATAGATGGATATGGAGAAGTTACTCATTATGATGGATACCTAAAAAAAAGAGATGGTGAAATTAAAAGAAACCATACCTTCAAGGTTGCAACGCCTGAAACTAACAAACTTTTTTATGATTTAAACAGTTTACTAGATCAACTTCCATTAAAAGATGGTATGAAAATCTCATTTCATCATCACTTAAGAAATGGAGATTACGTTTTAAATTTTGTAATGGAAGAGATAGCTAAAAGAGGATATAAAGATATCACTTTGATGGCAAGTTCTATCTTCCCTTGTCATAAACCACTTGTAGAATACATTGAAAACAAAGTTATTACACAGATATATGCTGGATATATTTCAGGACCTGTAGCTCAAGCTATATCTGATGGAAAATTAGAAAAACCTGCTGTTATGCATACTCATGGTGGAAGAGCTAGAATTATGGAGAGTGGTGAAGTTGAAATTGATATCGCCTTTGTTGCTGCTCCTACATCTGATGAATATGGAAATATCAATGGGGTAGATGGAAAATCAGCCTGTGGTGCTTTGGGATATGCTCACTCTGATGTAGAAAATGCAAATATAGTTGTGGCTATAACTGATAATTTGGTTGAGTTTCCAAATACAACTATTGAAATCAATCAAACTCTTATTGACTATGTCCTTGTAGTTGATGCTATTGGTGACCCAAAAGGAATTGTCTCTGGAACAACACAGATTACTAAAAATCCAATTGGACTTAAGATTGCTGATCTAGCTGCTAAATTTATTGAGCAGTCTGGATATTTAAAAGATGGAATGAGTTTTCAAACTGGAGCTGGTGGGATCTCCCTTGCAGTTGCTGCTGAAATTAAAAACCTTATGAAAAGTAAAAATATAGTTGGTAGCTTTGCTTCTGGTGGAATTACTGGTTATATTGTTGATATGTACAAAGAGGGGTTATTTAAAGCTCTATTTGATGTGCAATGTTTTGATTTAAATGCAATCAAATCAGCTAAAGAAAATCCTAACCATATAAAAATGTCAGCCTCTATGTATGCTAATGTAAATAATAAAGGGGCGATTGTCAATAAATTAGATGTGGTAATCCTTGGAGCAACTGAGATGGATACAAATTTCAATGTCAATGTTACTACAGGATCTGATGGAGTGATTATGGGAGGATCTGGAGGTCATAGTGACACTGCTGCAGGTTCAAAACTTTGTATCATAGTTTCTCAGCTTGTCAATGCTAGAATCTCTGTTGTAAAAGATAGAATAACTACTATTACTACTCCTGGTGAAACTGTTGATGTTTTAGTTACTGAAAGAGGTATAGCTATAAACCCATTGAGAAAAGATCTAGTTGAGAGATTTAAAAACTCTAAGCTTCCTATAAAAACTATTGAAGAGTTAAAAGAGATTGCTGAAAATATGACTGGAAAAGAGGAGCCATTAGAGTTTGAAGATAAAATAGTTGCTCTTGTACAATATAGAGATGGTTCTATACTTGATGTTATAAAACAGATAAAAAGATAG
- a CDS encoding methylaspartate ammonia-lyase → MKIIDVVCSAGKTGFYFDDQRAIKLGAKHDGMFYLGDSVTSGFESIRQSGESISVQLILEDGQVAFGDCAAVQYSGAGGRDPLFLAKDFIPVIENEIAPKLIGRELDNFKSLAEEFDSMSIDGKRLHTAIRYGITQALLDAVAKARKVTMAEVIQADYNTGIEISKRPIFTQSGDDRYINADKMIIKGADVLPHALINNVKEKLGERGEILLDYVKWLRDRIIAKRVNPEYYPIFHIDVYGTIGAAFDCDTTKMADYISTLVEAAKPFKLRIEGPMDVEDRDKQIEALAALTAEVDRRGIEVELVADEWCNTLEDIKLFADKKAGHVVQIKTPDLGGVNNIADAILYCNKVGIGSYCGGTCNETNRSAEITTNIGMACGALQVLAKPGMGVDEGFMIVFNEMARVEALVNRRAKK, encoded by the coding sequence ATGAAAATTATAGATGTTGTTTGTTCTGCAGGAAAAACAGGTTTCTACTTTGATGACCAAAGAGCTATAAAATTAGGAGCTAAACATGACGGAATGTTTTATCTTGGAGATTCTGTTACTTCAGGATTTGAGAGTATTAGACAATCTGGAGAATCTATCTCTGTACAATTGATTTTGGAAGATGGACAAGTTGCTTTTGGAGATTGTGCTGCTGTTCAATATTCTGGAGCTGGTGGAAGAGATCCTCTATTTCTAGCAAAAGATTTTATCCCAGTTATTGAAAATGAAATAGCACCTAAACTAATAGGTAGAGAATTAGATAATTTTAAATCTTTAGCTGAAGAGTTTGACTCAATGAGTATCGATGGAAAAAGATTACATACAGCTATCAGATATGGAATAACTCAAGCTCTTTTAGATGCTGTAGCTAAAGCTAGAAAGGTTACTATGGCTGAAGTAATTCAAGCTGATTATAATACAGGGATCGAAATTTCAAAAAGACCTATATTCACTCAATCTGGTGATGATAGATATATAAATGCTGACAAAATGATAATCAAGGGAGCTGATGTACTTCCTCACGCTCTAATCAATAATGTTAAGGAAAAATTAGGTGAAAGAGGAGAGATATTGCTTGATTATGTAAAATGGTTGAGAGATAGAATAATTGCTAAGAGAGTTAACCCTGAATACTACCCTATATTCCATATAGATGTATATGGAACTATTGGTGCAGCATTTGATTGTGACACTACAAAAATGGCAGATTATATCTCTACATTAGTAGAAGCTGCTAAACCATTTAAATTAAGAATTGAAGGTCCTATGGACGTTGAAGATAGAGATAAACAGATTGAAGCTCTAGCTGCCCTAACAGCAGAAGTTGATAGAAGAGGTATTGAGGTAGAGTTAGTTGCAGATGAATGGTGTAACACTCTAGAGGATATTAAACTTTTTGCTGATAAAAAAGCTGGTCACGTAGTTCAAATAAAAACTCCAGATTTAGGTGGAGTAAATAATATAGCTGATGCTATACTTTACTGCAATAAAGTGGGAATAGGTTCTTACTGTGGTGGAACTTGTAACGAAACTAACAGATCAGCTGAGATAACAACAAATATTGGAATGGCTTGTGGAGCTTTACAAGTACTTGCTAAACCTGGAATGGGTGTTGATGAAGGATTTATGATAGTTTTCAATGAGATGGCAAGAGTGGAAGCCCTAGTAAATAGAAGAGCAAAAAAATAG
- a CDS encoding methylaspartate mutase subunit E: MKLRFSKWTEDEFFEIRKEVLSTWPTGKDVDLEEAVRYHKSLPESKNFSKKLLNAKNEGITLAQPRAGVALIDQHIELLNFLDSEGGADLLPSTIDSYTRQNKYENCEKGIEESKKAGRSLLNGFPGVNHGVSGCRRVVEATNLPLQLRHGTPDARLLSEIMLAAGFTSDEGGGISYNVPYAKSVSIEKTLMYWQYVDRLVGWYEEHGVSINREPFGPLTGTLVPPSMSNAIGILEGLMAAEQGVKNLTLGYGQCGNLIQDVAAVRALESQAQEYFKNFGYEDVQLTTVFHQWMGGFPEDEAKAFGVISNGATAAALSGATKVIVKTPHEAIGVPTKEANAAGIRATKMVLNLLKGQQLSSSPELEKEIEIIKAETKCILDKVFELGDGDWAIGIVKAFEQGVLDVPFAPSIYNAGKMMPARDNVGKVRYLSLGNVPLSKELAEFNLAQLEERGRFEGRPVTFQMTVDDIFAVGKGTLIGRPEK; this comes from the coding sequence ATGAAGTTGAGATTTAGTAAGTGGACTGAAGATGAGTTCTTTGAAATAAGAAAGGAAGTTTTAAGTACTTGGCCTACAGGAAAAGATGTAGATTTAGAAGAGGCAGTTAGATACCATAAATCATTGCCTGAATCAAAAAATTTCTCTAAAAAGTTACTTAATGCTAAAAATGAAGGTATTACATTGGCTCAACCAAGAGCTGGAGTTGCTCTAATAGATCAACATATAGAGCTTTTAAATTTCTTAGATAGCGAAGGAGGAGCAGATCTACTTCCTTCTACTATAGATTCTTACACTAGACAAAATAAATATGAAAACTGTGAAAAAGGTATTGAGGAGTCTAAAAAAGCTGGTAGATCTCTTTTAAATGGTTTTCCTGGTGTCAATCACGGAGTTAGTGGATGTAGAAGAGTGGTTGAAGCTACAAATCTACCTCTACAATTAAGACACGGTACTCCTGATGCTAGACTTCTTTCAGAGATTATGCTTGCTGCTGGTTTTACATCTGATGAAGGTGGTGGAATTAGCTATAACGTTCCTTATGCTAAATCTGTATCAATTGAAAAAACTCTTATGTATTGGCAATATGTTGATAGACTTGTTGGTTGGTATGAAGAGCATGGTGTCTCTATCAATAGAGAGCCATTTGGACCTTTAACTGGAACTTTAGTTCCTCCTTCAATGTCAAATGCTATTGGGATACTTGAAGGATTAATGGCTGCTGAACAGGGGGTTAAAAATCTTACTTTAGGATATGGTCAGTGTGGAAATCTAATTCAAGACGTAGCTGCTGTAAGAGCTCTAGAATCACAAGCTCAAGAGTACTTCAAAAATTTTGGTTACGAAGATGTACAGTTGACAACAGTATTCCATCAATGGATGGGAGGTTTCCCAGAAGATGAGGCTAAAGCCTTTGGAGTAATCTCTAACGGTGCCACTGCTGCAGCTCTTTCTGGAGCTACAAAGGTCATTGTTAAAACCCCACACGAAGCTATTGGAGTACCTACTAAAGAGGCTAATGCTGCTGGTATTAGAGCTACAAAAATGGTTCTTAACTTACTTAAAGGACAACAGTTATCATCTTCTCCAGAATTAGAAAAAGAGATTGAAATTATAAAAGCTGAAACAAAATGTATCCTAGATAAGGTATTTGAATTAGGAGATGGAGATTGGGCTATTGGAATTGTTAAAGCTTTTGAACAAGGTGTTTTAGATGTTCCATTTGCTCCTTCTATATACAATGCTGGAAAAATGATGCCAGCTAGAGATAATGTTGGAAAAGTAAGATATCTATCTCTTGGAAATGTTCCATTAAGCAAGGAGTTAGCTGAATTTAACTTAGCACAATTGGAAGAAAGAGGAAGATTTGAAGGAAGACCAGTAACTTTCCAAATGACAGTAGATGATATCTTTGCTGTTGGTAAAGGAACTTTAATTGGAAGACCTGAAAAATAA
- a CDS encoding aldolase/citrate lyase family protein codes for MKLRRTMLFMPGNNPGMLQTATVFGADAVIFDLEDAVALGEKDAARVLISEALKTINYDDIEVVVRINPLSTSFAEKDIDVIARLKPDAILLPKACPEDITVLDKKLTKIESEEGMENGTIKIHPLVETTYGVEKVYETIKASPRVISVLLGGEDLAVDLGVKRTKTSDELLYARTKIVNACKACKVDAIDTPFTDTNDQDGLLADTLKAKTLGFTGKLSINPRQIDIIHKAYAPSESEINYAQRVISAKEEAEKEGLGVFSLDGKMVDLPIITRAIQTLDTAKLMGLID; via the coding sequence GTGAAATTGAGAAGAACTATGTTATTTATGCCAGGAAACAATCCTGGTATGTTACAAACAGCCACTGTCTTTGGGGCAGATGCTGTAATCTTTGATTTGGAAGATGCTGTTGCTCTTGGGGAAAAAGATGCAGCCAGAGTCCTAATCAGTGAAGCTTTAAAAACTATAAACTATGATGATATTGAAGTAGTTGTCAGAATAAATCCTCTATCTACATCTTTTGCTGAAAAAGATATTGATGTAATTGCTAGACTAAAACCTGATGCTATACTTCTGCCTAAAGCTTGTCCCGAAGACATTACTGTTTTAGATAAAAAATTAACAAAAATAGAGAGTGAAGAGGGGATGGAAAATGGAACTATTAAGATACACCCCTTAGTTGAAACAACTTATGGAGTTGAAAAAGTATATGAAACAATCAAAGCTAGTCCTAGAGTTATCTCTGTCCTACTTGGTGGAGAGGATCTAGCTGTAGATCTTGGAGTTAAGAGAACAAAAACTTCAGATGAATTACTCTATGCTAGAACAAAGATTGTAAACGCTTGTAAAGCTTGTAAAGTTGATGCTATAGATACTCCCTTCACTGATACCAATGATCAAGATGGACTTTTAGCAGATACTTTAAAAGCAAAGACACTTGGTTTCACTGGAAAATTGAGCATAAATCCTAGACAGATTGATATTATTCATAAGGCTTATGCTCCTTCTGAATCAGAGATCAATTATGCTCAAAGAGTTATCTCAGCCAAAGAAGAGGCTGAAAAAGAGGGGCTTGGTGTGTTCTCTTTAGATGGAAAAATGGTGGATCTTCCTATCATCACTCGGGCTATACAAACTTTAGACACAGCTAAATTAATGGGGCTTATTGATTAA
- the citD gene encoding citrate lyase acyl carrier protein gives MTINKISRCGTLESNDIFIILAPGENGIEIELESSVEKQFGNHIKKVITEKLLDLGVKNVQVQAQDKGALDFTIRARIETAVNRGLAK, from the coding sequence ATGACTATAAATAAAATAAGTAGATGTGGAACATTGGAATCTAATGATATCTTTATAATTCTTGCTCCTGGAGAAAATGGTATAGAGATCGAGTTAGAAAGCAGTGTTGAAAAGCAATTTGGAAATCATATAAAAAAAGTTATCACTGAAAAACTTTTGGATCTTGGAGTTAAAAATGTTCAAGTTCAAGCACAGGATAAAGGGGCTCTTGATTTCACTATCAGAGCACGTATTGAAACTGCTGTAAATAGAGGACTTGCAAAATAA
- the glmL gene encoding methylaspartate mutase accessory protein GlmL: MNVYLAIDFGSTYTKLTAIDLDNETILATAKDITTIEDNIMVGFNKAFEKLKFEINKIVDFNSINFVNKTACSSAAGGLKMIAIGLVPELTTEAAKKSALGAGARVIKTYAYELNHKELEEILNTPLDIILLAGGTDGGNKECIIHNAKMLAEHNVKIPIVVAGNKSAIDEIESVFNQAGLDYYITENVMPFFNKLNVDPSREEIRKVFMSRIVEAKGMKSAEEFIQGILMPTPAAVLKAAEILAKGTNNEEGLGDLIVVDIGGATTDIHSIAKGEPTKPSMIIKGLIEPYAKRTVEGDLGMRYSALALLEASGENKIKHYLDSSLKDIDINKSCQYRHDHIKMTPQTDEEFKFDEAMAKVATELAMTRHCGELECVYTPMGTMFNLTGKDLTETPYVIGTGGVIVHSENPSKILESGNFKEDDPIHLKPVNPKFLIDKSYILSAMGLLAQEYPNIAIRIMKKYLVKV; the protein is encoded by the coding sequence ATGAATGTTTACTTAGCTATTGATTTTGGAAGTACATATACTAAATTGACAGCTATTGATCTTGATAATGAGACTATCCTAGCTACTGCAAAGGATATCACTACCATTGAAGATAACATAATGGTTGGCTTTAATAAAGCCTTTGAAAAATTAAAATTTGAAATTAATAAAATAGTTGATTTTAACTCTATAAACTTTGTTAATAAGACTGCTTGCTCCTCTGCAGCTGGTGGTTTAAAGATGATAGCTATCGGTTTAGTTCCAGAACTCACTACTGAGGCTGCTAAAAAATCTGCCCTAGGTGCTGGTGCTAGAGTTATAAAGACATATGCATATGAACTAAATCACAAGGAGTTGGAAGAGATTCTTAACACTCCATTGGATATCATTCTACTTGCTGGTGGAACTGATGGTGGAAATAAAGAGTGTATCATTCACAATGCTAAGATGTTAGCTGAGCACAATGTTAAAATCCCTATTGTAGTAGCAGGTAACAAATCAGCTATTGATGAGATTGAAAGTGTTTTTAATCAAGCTGGACTTGATTATTATATCACTGAAAATGTTATGCCTTTCTTCAATAAATTGAACGTGGATCCTTCTCGAGAGGAGATCAGAAAAGTTTTTATGAGTCGAATTGTAGAAGCTAAGGGTATGAAAAGTGCTGAAGAGTTTATTCAGGGAATTTTGATGCCTACTCCTGCTGCTGTTTTAAAAGCTGCTGAAATCTTAGCTAAAGGAACTAACAATGAAGAGGGATTAGGAGATCTAATAGTTGTAGATATCGGTGGTGCTACTACTGATATACACTCTATTGCCAAAGGTGAGCCCACTAAGCCATCTATGATAATTAAAGGGCTTATAGAACCTTACGCTAAGAGAACTGTTGAGGGAGATTTGGGAATGAGATACTCAGCTCTAGCTCTATTGGAAGCTTCTGGTGAGAATAAAATAAAACATTATCTAGATTCCTCACTAAAAGATATAGATATAAATAAAAGTTGTCAATATAGACACGATCATATAAAGATGACACCACAGACAGATGAAGAGTTCAAATTTGATGAAGCTATGGCAAAAGTAGCTACTGAATTGGCAATGACTAGACATTGTGGTGAGTTAGAGTGTGTATACACTCCAATGGGAACTATGTTTAACTTAACAGGAAAGGATCTTACTGAAACACCTTATGTTATTGGAACAGGAGGGGTTATAGTCCACAGTGAAAATCCTTCGAAAATTTTGGAGTCAGGTAATTTTAAAGAGGATGATCCAATCCATCTAAAACCTGTAAATCCTAAATTTTTAATCGATAAAAGTTACATCTTATCAGCTATGGGATTGCTTGCTCAAGAGTATCCAAATATAGCTATTAGAATAATGAAAAAATATTTAGTCAAAGTTTAA
- the metK gene encoding methionine adenosyltransferase: MKNLTYFTSEFVSPGHPDKVSDQISDAVLDACLADDPNSRVACEVFCTTGQVIVGGEITTSTYIDIQDIVRSKIDEIGYKEGMGFDSNCGVLNAIHSQSPDIAMGVDVGGAGDQGIMFGGAVKETPELMPLALVLAREILVKLTRMTRSKELNWARPDAKSQVTLAYDENGKIAHVDTIVLSVQHNPDVTQEQIKSDVIEKVIKPVLESYNLNPADVKKYHINPTGRFVIGGPHGDTGLTGRKIIVDTYGGYFRHGGGAFSGKDPSKVDRSAAYAARWVAKNIVAADLADKCEVQLSYAIGVVEPTSVKVDTFGTGKVSEIELAEAVKNVFDLTPRGIEKSLELRSGKFKYQDLAAFGHIGRTDLDIPWEKTSKVEELKKALNR; encoded by the coding sequence ATGAAAAATTTAACTTATTTCACATCTGAATTTGTATCACCTGGTCACCCTGATAAAGTATCTGACCAAATATCTGATGCTGTATTAGATGCTTGTCTTGCTGATGATCCTAATTCTAGAGTAGCATGTGAAGTTTTTTGTACTACTGGTCAAGTTATAGTTGGTGGAGAGATAACTACTTCTACATACATTGATATTCAAGATATCGTTAGAAGTAAAATTGATGAAATCGGATATAAAGAGGGAATGGGATTTGACTCTAACTGTGGTGTTTTAAATGCTATACACTCTCAATCTCCTGATATTGCTATGGGTGTAGATGTTGGTGGAGCTGGAGACCAAGGAATAATGTTTGGAGGAGCAGTTAAGGAAACTCCTGAATTAATGCCTTTAGCTCTAGTTTTAGCAAGAGAGATCCTAGTTAAATTAACTAGAATGACTAGAAGTAAAGAGCTTAACTGGGCAAGACCTGATGCTAAGTCACAAGTTACTTTAGCTTATGATGAAAATGGTAAAATTGCTCACGTTGATACAATAGTTCTTTCTGTACAACACAATCCTGATGTAACTCAAGAGCAAATAAAATCTGATGTTATTGAAAAAGTTATAAAACCTGTATTAGAGTCATATAACTTAAATCCAGCTGATGTTAAAAAATATCACATCAATCCTACTGGAAGATTTGTAATCGGAGGACCTCACGGAGATACTGGACTTACAGGTAGAAAAATAATAGTTGATACTTATGGAGGATACTTTAGACATGGTGGAGGAGCTTTCTCTGGTAAAGACCCTTCAAAAGTTGACAGATCTGCAGCATATGCAGCTAGATGGGTAGCTAAAAACATAGTAGCTGCTGACTTAGCTGATAAGTGTGAAGTTCAATTATCTTATGCAATAGGTGTAGTAGAACCTACTTCTGTAAAGGTAGATACATTTGGAACAGGAAAAGTTAGCGAAATTGAGTTAGCAGAAGCTGTAAAAAATGTATTTGACTTAACTCCAAGAGGAATTGAAAAATCTCTAGAATTAAGAAGTGGAAAATTTAAATACCAAGATCTAGCAGCATTTGGACATATTGGAAGAACTGATCTAGATATTCCTTGGGAAAAAACTAGCAAAGTTGAAGAGTTAAAAAAAGCTTTAAATAGATAG
- a CDS encoding acetate uptake transporter, giving the protein MKEINYVKHEVADPSALGLFGLAIVTLVASANKFGIVSGVSLVVPWAVFLGAFVQLIACLNDIKHGNVFGTTAFGGYAFFWFGMAMSWMIQLGVFGEGMKAAADPKAFAFVFLGYLIFTIYMTIGAIETNKTLLIIFIFIDLLFLGLTLSSLGIAYHATHLLAAIAELSIALFSFYGSAANVLNKTFGREFLPLGKPLGILKK; this is encoded by the coding sequence ATGAAAGAAATTAATTATGTTAAACACGAAGTTGCAGATCCTTCTGCACTAGGACTTTTTGGACTTGCAATTGTAACTTTAGTTGCATCAGCTAATAAGTTTGGAATTGTTAGTGGAGTATCTTTAGTGGTACCTTGGGCTGTATTTTTAGGAGCTTTTGTTCAACTTATTGCATGTTTAAATGATATTAAACATGGTAATGTTTTTGGTACTACTGCTTTTGGTGGATATGCCTTTTTCTGGTTTGGTATGGCTATGAGCTGGATGATTCAATTGGGAGTTTTTGGAGAAGGAATGAAAGCTGCAGCTGATCCTAAAGCTTTTGCATTTGTATTTTTAGGTTATTTAATTTTCACAATATATATGACTATTGGAGCAATAGAAACTAATAAAACTCTATTAATTATCTTTATTTTTATAGATCTTTTATTTTTAGGGTTAACTCTTTCTTCTTTAGGAATAGCTTATCACGCTACACACCTATTAGCTGCAATAGCTGAATTATCAATAGCTTTATTCTCTTTCTATGGTTCAGCAGCAAATGTTTTAAATAAAACTTTTGGTAGAGAGTTTTTACCTTTAGGTAAACCTTTAGGAATACTAAAAAAATAA
- the asnA gene encoding aspartate--ammonia ligase, producing the protein MIKQYDCKLNLFETEVAIKKVKDFFERALAYELNLTRVSAPLYVRKSSGLNDDLSGIERPVNFDTHWDKEEEYQIIHSLAKWKRMALKRYEFPVHTGLYTDMNAIRRDEDLDNIHSMYVDQWDWELIINKEERTTKTLKDIVSNIYKALRKTEEFINREYPVFSTKLPENIFFITSQELEDAYPELTPKERENAICEKYKAVFISQIGKTLKSGKKHDGRAPDYDDWELNGDILVWNPILEQGFELSSMGIRVSEETLQLQLKLDGKEERKELPFHKSLLAKELPYTVGGGIGQSRICMFFLEKLHIGEVQASIWPEEMVAEFAKIGAHFL; encoded by the coding sequence ATGATTAAACAATATGATTGTAAATTAAATCTATTTGAAACTGAAGTTGCCATAAAAAAAGTAAAAGACTTTTTTGAGAGAGCCTTAGCTTATGAATTAAATCTAACTAGGGTTTCTGCCCCTCTATATGTTAGAAAATCTTCTGGATTAAATGATGACTTAAGTGGAATTGAAAGACCTGTTAACTTTGACACTCACTGGGATAAAGAGGAGGAGTATCAAATTATTCACTCTCTAGCTAAATGGAAAAGAATGGCTTTAAAAAGATATGAATTTCCTGTTCACACTGGATTATATACTGATATGAATGCTATTAGAAGAGATGAGGATTTAGATAATATCCACTCTATGTATGTTGACCAATGGGACTGGGAGCTTATAATAAACAAAGAGGAGAGAACTACAAAAACTTTAAAAGATATTGTTAGTAATATATATAAAGCTCTTAGAAAAACAGAGGAGTTTATCAATAGAGAGTATCCTGTATTCTCAACTAAACTTCCTGAAAATATATTCTTCATAACTTCACAAGAGCTAGAAGATGCATATCCTGAACTTACACCTAAAGAGAGAGAGAATGCTATCTGTGAAAAATATAAAGCTGTATTTATATCTCAAATTGGTAAAACTTTAAAATCTGGAAAAAAACATGATGGAAGAGCTCCTGACTATGATGACTGGGAATTAAATGGTGATATCTTAGTATGGAACCCTATATTAGAGCAAGGTTTTGAACTATCTTCTATGGGAATCAGAGTTAGTGAAGAGACTCTTCAATTACAACTTAAACTTGATGGAAAAGAGGAGAGAAAAGAACTTCCATTCCATAAATCTCTACTTGCAAAAGAGCTTCCATATACAGTTGGAGGAGGAATTGGTCAATCTAGAATATGTATGTTCTTCTTAGAAAAACTTCATATTGGAGAGGTTCAAGCTTCTATTTGGCCTGAAGAGATGGTAGCAGAGTTTGCTAAAAT